The sequence below is a genomic window from Nicotiana tomentosiformis chromosome 6, ASM39032v3, whole genome shotgun sequence.
TAGATCCGGATGATTGATAAGAAACACCAAACATATCCCAAACTTCTCGCTCCCACCGGCCGGCCGATGGAAATAGACTAATTACCGGAGATATTCGTGTTATTTCGTCTGCTCTGGTTTAAACACGAATGCGTGAGTTATACCGAATACTCAGTAAATTATAGATCATGCCTGAGGTGAGCTTGTCTGGCGGGGCAATTTGGAGAGCGTCGAATTAGAAAGCTTGTTTGGATTTTTTGAGGCTTATATAGAGTGCCCTCCACATATAAAACGACCTTTCTTACCCTATAAGGATCCTAAATCTAAAACACTAATCTTCCCTACAGGTGAATTTGTCGGTGTTAACTACTTATAGCAAACATGATTTGaaacccaaaaaagaaaaaagaggaaaTAACTTATCATCATAGTTAAACAACACTATAACATTGATTCTGTCGGTGCGTATAACAATTCTTGAGTAACAATATTATATCTTGTATAAAAAACAAATTCAATTTCACCTTTCTAAAAATTGAACACAAGAGCTTTAGGTGATTTAGTCCATTCTTAAGTACAGGTGTATCCGTCCTATTCATAATATTACATGAGTATTTCTGATTCAAGAAATCATCACAGCTATTAGCATTGATAGGGAGCCTATGTTTTTTTGACAGCACTTAATTGGAAGGTCAAGGCCCTCTTTTGCCCATCTGTTGCACTTCAAGTGGAGAAAGTATCATGATGTACCATACATTGTTCACAAACTCCCTGGAACAGGACAGAAATTAGTTTAAAATGATAGTGTAATATGTTGTGCCGACTCTTCAAAAATATTACCGCACCCCTGTAGGTCCTCCAAAAATACattacttttggaggatccgacatgcATCCGGCAATATTTTTGTaaagtccgagcaacataggtgTAACATGATTTGGTCACTAAAAGGTAGTTACATGTCAGTACCTAGGTTAATCCTGTGAGAAATGAACCTTGGATAACTCAACCCCTAAAGTTAACTCATGCAAAGCTGAATGCTCAAGACCGTATGAGAATAGCCTATTTCCTTAAACAATGTGGGACCTTACACTCCCCTACACACTCACGACTGGACAACCGGAGCACGAATAACATAGCACGGGGCCCAACATTGAATAATAAAATAGTAGGGACCGATGGGTCTGGCTGTGATACCATGTGCAAAAATAACCTGTGTAAGTTCATGAACATTAACGAAAGAGACCCTGATTAGTGAACCTGCCAGAAACAAGCAATGTgaatcaagaaaataatattgACAAATATTCccatctttaaattttttataaataaacaGATGTGCCCCTAAATTATCAGAAAATGTAAGATTCAATGTTTCTCACATCAGATGTGCATTTCATAAGTAGTGTTACAATTTTAAAAAATGCACTAATGAACAAATTACTATAACAATAAATAGTGTCATTtttaatatttatcttcaaaatttttatttttcttatgcaTATCTAATAAAAAACTTCGACAAAGCGGTGTCGTGACAACGCATGCAACAAGGTGTATACGCCCAGGATGTGCCCCTGGGCCTGCAGGGCACTTCATGGTCTTTTGCCTCTTCTAAGTTTGTATATATAGCCTTAAAACTAAAATCCTATTTCATTATAGTTCTGCATTAGGTTAATAACCATGATTATTGCTACTGAAAAAGACTATTagggcagtccggtgcactaagctcccgtctGGGGAAACGCCGGACCGCAAGAGTCTATTATACGCAGTCTTTccctgtatttctgcaagaggttatttccacggctcgaacccgtgacgtCCTGGTTATAtaacaacaactttaccagttaccgCAAGACTTCCCTTCAACAGAAAAAGTCTACTAATTCCAGAAATTGATATATAATTGCAATGGAAgtgataaagaaaaaaaaaaatcacatgtTCCAATTTATAAGCATAATATTGTGACACTTCAATTTTGCTCTCGTctctttaactatgattgtaaaCTGTAAAGTACATACATATTTTCTCTTCCTCCTACCCACCCTTACTCCCTTTTTGTTCCATTTATTTTGAACATAAAAATGTAGTCGGTCCATACAATTTTGTAGAGTTTGGTGATAAATTGGATAGGCCTAGCAAAAAGATTTGGTTAGCCATTATATTGGATTGAGTTTCCTCATGAGTTATGAATCAGGCGGCTGTTTTTTCTTACCAATTTGATAATATCAAAGTagtatttctaacttttcagaaAACTgtatatattaataatatttgagGTATAAACAGTGTTGAGAAAGGAGCAGGAGCTAGATAGTTAGGGCTTACACCTAACTTATTAGATATGCAAAGTTTTATTCTCCCAAAAAATGTTACTCCCATCGgtccactttaattaattttttgattATTTTCACATATATTAACGAATtcaccttttaacattaattaacaataaaattgactaTATTAATCTTATtttgttcattgaaaatataaaaaatactctTAGGCTCTTTACTCCAAAGGTTAATTccttttttatatttgaaaatatcaaatattgtggatcacaagaaaaataccaaaaaaatcaattaaattggACCGGAGAAATTACTTTTCTTTTCCAGAGAAAATATTAAGTGAAGTACTAGTACTTGAGAAGGCATTAAATAGCATAACTGCTCATTTATGAAACTTAATAGCATAAAAATGATAAATTGATTTTTCGTATTAGTTAATAGTTTGTATCTCTTTGAAATACAAACTAATATTTCAATATTTTACTTgaagttcaaataattaaattcggTATTTGTAATAGTCATGGCTAAATAATATTTATGAATAGTGTAGTTCAGCATTTGCAAATACTGATATTGTAATTAAACTACAACTCCAATCCTGATCATTTATTAATTTGCATTTATATATTCTTTGTGCGTTTTTACTCATAGTTTGGTATGTAATTAGGGAAATAGTAGCTTAAGAAATTCTTTTTATTTCGTAAGcctaaatttaaaataaataataaaaataataataataataataataataataataataataaaaataggaaGCCAAAAGATGGATGAAAATTAAAGGCTGGTGATTTTATTTTGACTTCATTTGCCGAACCCATACCATAGGTATTGAATTGAACCGTTAGAATCTCTCTCTCATTATACCCTACCTTTTCAAACACATAGGGTAGCTTGAAATGTTTAGTTCTTTGgggtttctttttattttattcttttagtTTTTCGTTTCAAATATTGTGTTACCGAAAATATAATTGTTACTGGCTAAGGCCTAAGAGTATATTTGGTGCGATATAGCAATAATAAAGTGACTTATCTGttacaatttttttaaaaaaaaacacttTGTTACACCATTTGCAATAATTGAGTAACTtttctgttataaaataaagaaaaatgactttattACATTATTTTAAATAGTTTAGTAACTATATAAGCAATTAACTCTCTCTACTTTAGAATCGTTGTATAACTAGTACGTGAACCAAACAATCCTATGGGTAGGCATGGGCAGGAAGTATAGATTATGTATATGTGCTTTACAATATGAGTTAAAGAGGCAGATTCAAGATTTAATGTTTATGGGTTCCTGCAACAATCTCGAGTAAATTTTCAATAGTAACTGGGTTCAAAttcaaatatttatagatatttagtgAATTTTTCGAACAAAAACTACTGGGTTCACGCGAATCCGTAGGCCGCAAGGTGGATCCGCCCCGGCTACTAGAGTAAAGATGGAGAATAGTCACAAAATTATGCATAATAAATTAGAAACTGGCATAAAGTGAGAAAATTCCTCACCAGTATCcaaatatttttctctttttccaATTCCATGTCAATAATCTTTCAAATTTCTGGATAGCAATAGCTTTGGCCACATCATTAATTTTGTTTATAACATAACCAAACAACCTCGGTTCCTTGAGccgaaggtctatcggaaacaacatctctatctttgtaaggtaggggtaaggtctgcgtacacactactctcctcagacctcacttgtgagattacactaGGTTGTTTGTTTTTTTGTTTATAACATAACCAAACAGATAGTGAAGTAGGATTCTTCTGTTtccaggctatatatatatatacatgagtTAGAAGAGGCTAAACAGCAAAGAAGTGCCCTGCAGTTATAATTCAACTAAGATGGCTATTTCAAGGCTTGTTTTACTTTCCCAAAAGATAATTAAGCCCTCTTCTCCTACCCCATTTTCACATAGAATTCACAAGCTCTCTCTTATGGATCAAATGGGGACTCGCACCTATATGCCGATTTCTTTCTTCTACCCAAAACAAGACACTGCAATCTCTCTTGAACCGACAAAGGTCTCCCAAATTCTTGAGAAGTCGCTTTCCAAAGTTTTAACCGCATATTATCCATTTGCTGGACGTGTACGCGACAATTCCTTTATCGAATGTAATGACATGGGAATCAATCTCTCTCAAGTCCGAATTGATTGTCCAATGTCAAGTATTTTCAATCAACCTCGTACTGATATCGAAAAGTTAATATTTCCTAAAGATCCTTGGAGCACATCTACGGACAGTTTAATCGTAGCTCAACTTAATCATTTTGAATGTGGTGGCATAGTACTAAGTGCATGTATTTCCCACAACGTTGCTGATGCTTACAGTATGGCTAATTTCGTAAGGGACTGGGCCCTTGTCGCGCTTGATTCAGAAGCAAAACCATCTCCCCTGTTTAATGGAGCATCAATTTTTCAACCGGCCAACTATTCTGCACCACAAGTGGCTGATCCTAGTCGAAAACAAAATGCATCGAAAAGGTACCATTTCTCGGCCTCCAAGTTAAAAGCTCTCAAGGCCAGAAGCCAAATTCCTCCTACAACTGTGGAAGCTGTCACTGCATTCCTATGCAAATGCGCTAACACGCCAACTTTTAAGCCATCGTTATTGATCCAAGCAGTAAATCTACGAGGAACAAGTAATGATGCACTAGTTCCAGCAGGCTTGGTAGGAAATGCAGTTCTTCCTTACGTTGTGTCAGCAGCAAATGAGGAAGATCTGAATTTGCAAAGACTAATTGGTGAGCTtagagaaggaaaagaaaaggtcCATAATATGCTCAAATATATTAAATCAGAAGAGTTACTATGTTCAAGGGTATCTGAACTAGCTACACAGATAAACGAGCAAACCTCAAGCAATGCTTTTTCTATATATAGGTTTTCTAGTTTAAGGAAATTACCGTTCCGCGACATAAATTTTGGATGGGGAAGGCCAACAAGAGTGGATATTGCTACTTTTCCAGTTAATATGTTTGTCCTTCTGGATAACCAAAATGGGGATGGAGTTGAAGTACTCGTAAACTTGGACGAAGGAGAGATGTCTGGATTTGAAAGTAATGAAGAGCTTCTTCAGTTTGCTTCTCCAAGCTCAGGACTCTAGACAATTTGAAGCCTTCAGAAAAAAGGGAAGATTTcctctttttgttttttaaattctatatcttctTCCGAGTGGCAGGAGACTAGACAAACCTCCGTCTTCATATTAATAACCAAGATATTAATACACGAAGGCGGTAAACATTTTACCTCCTCAAatactttattaaaattgaacAACCTTAGTCATTATGTCATGGAACATCACCAGTGAGCTACATTGTGATTTAAATACAAATTAATCTCTTCCTTTTTCTTATGTTGTATAATGTATTTAAATCATAATGTAACATTTCGACAAAGGAGTTCTACTTATTTTAGGATCACAACTCACCGGTGACGTTCCAAGACATAAGAGACTGAGGTTGTTCAATTTTAATATAGTACTTGAGGGGGTAAAGAGTTTGCCTCCCCCATGTATTCATATTTTggttattaattaaaaaaaaagacaGTCCGCTGCACtaaactcccgctatgcgcggggtccggggaagtgTCGGAGCATAATactctattgtacgcagccttaccctgcatttctgcaagagactgtttCCACCGCTTGAACCCGTCACCTCCTGAttacatgacaacaactttaccagttacaccAAGCTCCCCTTCATTTTGGTTATTAATAAGAACTAAATAATTGAAGTCCTCGGAGAAACTAAATAATTGAAGGGGGGGGGAGGGAAGAACTCTTCCCTTTTTTCTGAAGGCCTCAAAACATCTTGAACTATAACCTTGTTTTACCACATTGAGGAAATGCACTCCGTGATACCATTTCTAGTCATCACATTTCGGTATCCATTCTCAATGCACCATTTCATACTACATATATTTTTACACTCTCCAAGATCAATTGCAAAAGCTATTATAGATTCACTCCTGTAGTTTTTGTCTTTCTATATATGTCACCTCTGTAAAGCTAAGGAGAGGGTCATTAGAATCTAATTACGTACATACTCTCTGCCAGCTTGCATCGTTCATCGATAAGGGACTTAGATTTTACATGGAACTGTACACCAACTTATTTATCTAATGCTAATTTACCCTATCTAAGAAAAAAC
It includes:
- the LOC104086118 gene encoding acylsugar acyltransferase 3-like, whose protein sequence is MAISRLVLLSQKIIKPSSPTPFSHRIHKLSLMDQMGTRTYMPISFFYPKQDTAISLEPTKVSQILEKSLSKVLTAYYPFAGRVRDNSFIECNDMGINLSQVRIDCPMSSIFNQPRTDIEKLIFPKDPWSTSTDSLIVAQLNHFECGGIVLSACISHNVADAYSMANFVRDWALVALDSEAKPSPLFNGASIFQPANYSAPQVADPSRKQNASKRYHFSASKLKALKARSQIPPTTVEAVTAFLCKCANTPTFKPSLLIQAVNLRGTSNDALVPAGLVGNAVLPYVVSAANEEDLNLQRLIGELREGKEKVHNMLKYIKSEELLCSRVSELATQINEQTSSNAFSIYRFSSLRKLPFRDINFGWGRPTRVDIATFPVNMFVLLDNQNGDGVEVLVNLDEGEMSGFESNEELLQFASPSSGL